A window of the Nibribacter ruber genome harbors these coding sequences:
- a CDS encoding M61 family metallopeptidase: MVRSFIAALGLAVLVQLPALAQNPKNPTYRFSIDLKQVSNDKLPVTLLVDDLDQHEVLYKLPKMVPGTYAVYDFGKFISDFKALDKKGRKLPVEKVDVNTWRIKDAKKLTKITYLVDDTWDTPKREDIVFEPAATDIEAGKVFLINTHGFFGYFEGMTKEPYQVVVNKPQDFYGATPLRASATTPTADTYLLHNYNDLVDAPMLYSKPDTAMLKVGNADVLIATYAGGGGQRSKNLASNIKTILDAQRIYLGGTLPVDKYAFLIYIDNKQNRTGAYGALEHSYSSMYYFPEMPPAMLAEQVRSISAHEFFHIVTPLNIHSEEIGNFNFSQPKMSKHLWLYEGVTEYFAHHVQVNQKLIEVDAFMEEMRSKIIASKEEYNDSLPFTELSLGALDKYEKQYGNVYQKGALIGMALDIRLRELSGGKYGVRNLMKDLSQTYGKDKSFKDEELFDKITALTFPEIRDFFRRYVEGAEPLPYTELFKKVGVIYKPAGVEKRLSLGRPTLGYDQASGRIIVASVETLTPFGKQLGYKAEDQLLAINGEDLTLQNATDLFRKHIANGKEGSMLTITVGRKDASGKVKPVELKAKLVPTEEMVAHSLAPDPTATDAQLALRTAWLFSSL; the protein is encoded by the coding sequence ATGGTTAGATCATTTATAGCGGCCCTTGGCCTTGCCGTGTTGGTGCAGTTGCCTGCGTTGGCACAGAACCCAAAGAACCCAACCTACCGGTTCTCCATTGACCTGAAACAGGTAAGCAATGACAAACTGCCGGTGACCCTGCTGGTAGATGACCTGGACCAGCACGAGGTGCTCTACAAGCTGCCCAAGATGGTGCCGGGCACGTACGCCGTCTATGACTTCGGGAAGTTCATCTCAGACTTCAAGGCGCTGGACAAGAAAGGGAGAAAGCTGCCCGTAGAAAAGGTAGACGTGAACACCTGGCGCATCAAGGACGCCAAAAAACTCACCAAGATCACCTACCTGGTAGATGACACCTGGGACACGCCCAAGCGCGAAGACATCGTGTTTGAGCCTGCCGCCACAGACATTGAGGCCGGAAAGGTGTTCCTGATCAACACGCACGGGTTCTTCGGGTATTTTGAGGGCATGACCAAGGAGCCGTACCAGGTGGTGGTGAACAAGCCCCAGGATTTCTACGGAGCCACGCCGCTGAGAGCCTCGGCCACTACGCCCACCGCAGACACCTACCTGCTGCACAACTACAATGACCTGGTAGACGCGCCCATGCTGTACAGCAAGCCAGACACCGCCATGCTCAAAGTAGGCAACGCAGACGTCTTGATTGCCACCTACGCCGGTGGCGGCGGACAACGCTCCAAGAACCTGGCCAGCAACATCAAAACCATCTTGGACGCGCAAAGAATCTACCTGGGCGGCACCCTGCCGGTAGACAAATACGCCTTCCTGATCTATATTGACAACAAGCAGAACCGCACCGGGGCCTATGGCGCGCTGGAGCACTCGTATTCCTCCATGTATTATTTCCCCGAGATGCCCCCGGCCATGCTGGCAGAGCAGGTGCGCAGCATCTCGGCGCATGAGTTCTTCCACATTGTCACGCCCTTGAACATTCATTCAGAGGAGATCGGCAATTTCAACTTCTCTCAGCCCAAGATGTCCAAGCACCTGTGGCTCTATGAAGGCGTGACCGAGTACTTTGCCCACCACGTGCAAGTAAACCAGAAGTTGATTGAGGTAGACGCCTTTATGGAAGAGATGCGAAGCAAGATCATCGCCTCTAAGGAAGAATACAATGACAGCCTGCCCTTCACTGAACTGAGCCTGGGTGCCCTGGACAAGTATGAGAAACAGTACGGCAACGTTTACCAGAAAGGCGCCCTCATTGGCATGGCCCTGGACATTAGGCTGCGTGAACTTTCTGGCGGAAAATACGGCGTACGCAACCTCATGAAAGACCTGAGCCAGACCTATGGCAAGGACAAATCCTTTAAGGACGAGGAGCTGTTTGACAAGATCACGGCCCTCACCTTCCCAGAAATCAGGGATTTTTTCAGACGCTATGTAGAAGGCGCCGAGCCATTACCGTACACAGAGCTGTTCAAGAAAGTGGGCGTCATTTATAAACCGGCCGGCGTGGAGAAGCGTCTTTCTCTGGGTAGACCCACCTTGGGCTATGACCAGGCTTCTGGTAGAATCATTGTGGCCAGCGTAGAAACCCTCACCCCTTTTGGCAAGCAATTGGGCTATAAGGCAGAAGACCAGCTGCTGGCCATTAACGGCGAAGACCTTACCCTGCAAAACGCCACAGACTTGTTCCGGAAACACATTGCCAACGGCAAGGAAGGCAGCATGCTCACCATCACGGTGGGTCGCAAGGACGCCAGCGGCAAGGTGAAGCCCGTAGAGCTCAAAGCCAAACTGGTACCCACAGAGGAAATGGTGGCGCACTCGCTTGCTCCAGACCCTACCGCGACAGACGCCCAGCTGGCCCTGCGCACCGCCTGGCTGTTTTCCAGTCTGTAA
- a CDS encoding TonB-dependent receptor — protein sequence MSLALRLLLSFTLLLCLSFSAAAQDKATLSGILRDAKTGEPLIGANVGLLGTTAGVTTNTNGFYSLTTAPGTYRVQFSYLGYQTQVQEIALNNDQRLNLELALLNTELKEVVVEGERNTFQDRLTTPQMSMETLSSREAKLLPALFGEVDIIKTLQLKPGIQSGGEGTSGLFVRGGSNDQNLVLLEDALVYNPSHLFGFFSVFNPDAVRNVELYKGGFPAQFGGRLSSVLDVKMRDGNRKEYDVSGGLGLIASRLTVEGPIQKEKSSFLVSGRRTYVDVFTRMINKAKEDDPDWSPIPDYYFYDFNAKATFELGPNDRLFVNGYYGRDFFTFNDENFNFNFNWGNRVASARWAHQFSPRFFVNTTFSTSNYEYEIANQLDIFSFNLTSSITDYTLKTDFEYLPNERHHVRFGGSATEHQFTVGRLQASSQDGSVNVQAGNDYQGQEFGVYASDDWSFSPLLTVSYGLRLSGFRNDKTFVGLEPRLSANYRFTETLSLKANYTRMYQYVHLVSNSGASLPTDIWYPSSPGVKPQRSNQLAIGLTKLYKDTYLFSTEAYYKDMQRQLDLRDGAQIFGNAELEKEFVFGTGESYGQEFYVEKKEGKTTGWIGYTLSWTNRTFPDINNGKTFPTRFDRRHDLSVVAIHEFSERMSATATFVYGTGNAYSLPVQRFIFQDVNGEDYTVIPVYTERNSFRLAAYHRLDLGLVYKLKPKRGTSDLTFSVYNVYNRRNPYFVYFETLKDEETEQITGFVAKQVSLFPVIPSITYNFKF from the coding sequence ATGTCTCTTGCCTTGCGCCTTCTGCTCTCTTTTACACTCCTGCTTTGCCTGAGCTTCTCTGCCGCTGCCCAGGACAAAGCCACGTTGAGCGGCATTCTGAGAGACGCTAAAACGGGGGAACCCTTAATTGGGGCGAACGTGGGCCTGCTGGGCACCACCGCCGGCGTGACCACCAACACCAATGGCTTCTACAGCCTCACCACTGCCCCTGGCACCTACCGCGTGCAGTTTTCTTACCTGGGCTACCAGACCCAAGTGCAGGAAATAGCTTTAAACAATGACCAACGCCTGAATCTGGAGCTGGCCCTGCTCAACACTGAGCTCAAAGAAGTAGTAGTGGAAGGCGAGCGCAACACCTTTCAAGACCGCCTCACCACTCCCCAGATGAGCATGGAAACCCTCTCCAGCCGGGAGGCCAAACTGCTGCCCGCTCTTTTTGGCGAAGTAGACATCATCAAAACCCTGCAATTGAAACCGGGCATCCAGTCTGGGGGCGAGGGAACCAGCGGCCTGTTTGTACGCGGCGGAAGCAATGACCAGAACCTGGTGTTATTGGAAGACGCGCTAGTGTACAACCCCAGCCACTTGTTCGGGTTTTTCTCAGTGTTCAACCCAGACGCGGTGCGCAACGTGGAGCTGTACAAAGGTGGCTTTCCGGCGCAGTTTGGCGGCCGGCTCTCCAGTGTGCTGGACGTGAAAATGCGTGACGGTAATAGAAAGGAATATGACGTATCAGGGGGATTGGGTTTGATTGCCTCTAGGTTGACTGTGGAGGGTCCCATACAAAAAGAAAAATCTTCGTTTCTGGTGTCTGGCCGGAGAACCTACGTGGACGTGTTCACGCGCATGATCAACAAAGCCAAAGAAGACGACCCAGACTGGAGCCCCATCCCCGACTATTACTTTTATGACTTCAACGCGAAGGCCACTTTTGAGCTAGGGCCCAATGACCGGCTGTTTGTGAACGGCTACTACGGGCGCGACTTCTTTACCTTCAATGATGAGAACTTCAACTTCAATTTCAACTGGGGAAACCGCGTGGCCAGTGCCCGGTGGGCGCATCAGTTCTCGCCCCGGTTCTTTGTCAACACCACCTTCTCCACCTCCAACTATGAATATGAGATAGCCAACCAACTGGACATCTTCAGCTTCAACCTTACCTCCAGCATTACGGACTACACCCTGAAAACTGACTTTGAGTACCTGCCCAATGAGCGGCACCATGTTCGGTTTGGCGGTTCAGCCACGGAGCACCAATTCACGGTGGGCCGCCTGCAGGCCAGCAGCCAGGACGGTTCTGTGAACGTGCAGGCCGGCAATGATTACCAGGGACAAGAGTTTGGCGTCTATGCCTCAGATGACTGGAGTTTCTCCCCGCTCCTCACGGTAAGCTACGGGCTGCGCCTGTCGGGTTTTAGAAACGACAAGACGTTTGTAGGGTTGGAGCCGCGTCTGTCGGCTAACTATCGGTTCACGGAAACCCTTTCCTTGAAGGCCAATTACACGCGCATGTACCAGTATGTGCATTTGGTGTCCAACTCAGGTGCCTCCCTGCCCACGGATATCTGGTACCCGTCCAGCCCGGGCGTGAAGCCGCAGCGTTCAAACCAGTTGGCAATTGGGTTGACCAAACTATACAAAGACACCTACCTGTTCAGCACAGAGGCCTACTACAAAGACATGCAACGCCAGCTGGATTTGCGGGACGGCGCCCAGATCTTCGGGAATGCAGAGCTGGAAAAGGAGTTTGTCTTTGGCACCGGTGAAAGCTACGGACAGGAGTTTTACGTGGAGAAGAAAGAAGGCAAAACCACCGGATGGATAGGCTACACCCTTTCCTGGACCAACCGTACCTTCCCAGACATCAACAACGGCAAGACCTTTCCTACCCGCTTTGACCGCCGCCATGACCTTTCTGTGGTGGCCATCCATGAGTTCAGCGAGCGCATGAGCGCCACGGCCACATTTGTGTACGGGACCGGAAACGCCTATTCCCTTCCGGTGCAGCGGTTTATTTTCCAGGATGTGAACGGCGAGGACTATACGGTGATCCCCGTGTACACTGAGCGCAACTCGTTCAGGCTGGCGGCTTACCATAGGCTGGACCTGGGGCTGGTGTACAAACTCAAACCCAAGCGCGGCACCTCAGACCTCACCTTCAGCGTGTACAACGTCTATAACCGCCGCAACCCGTACTTCGTGTATTTTGAAACCCTTAAGGATGAGGAAACCGAGCAAATCACGGGCTTTGTGGCCAAGCAAGTGTCTTTGTTCCCGGTTATCCCTTCCATTACTTATAATTTCAAGTTTTAA
- a CDS encoding DUF4249 domain-containing protein, translating into MARIQSIGWFWVLLLLVGFSACDMEQEIEVQLPVLPPELVVECYLEEGKPIRLALSETSGYFEGAQPVVVNNATVTITKNNSLVIPLRFSVEVDNKNEKVTNYQSRHVINSQPGDVYTLTITDPKGRKLTGFTTVLPPAPLDSVGYKFNDKPTESQEAYLFIRWQDDPTRENYYRLLAHKNDSTGVESEMDAEINDRLRNGEKITYTTTYRFERGDTLNIKLFHIDKAYYEFISSVEDARRSNGNPFAQPVSIKPTVTGGFGVFTHLNYASKELIIK; encoded by the coding sequence ATGGCACGTATTCAATCAATTGGCTGGTTCTGGGTTCTGCTGTTGCTGGTGGGCTTTTCGGCCTGTGACATGGAGCAGGAAATTGAAGTGCAGCTGCCGGTCCTGCCTCCTGAGTTGGTGGTGGAATGTTACCTGGAAGAAGGCAAACCCATCAGGCTGGCCCTGTCTGAGACCTCGGGCTATTTTGAAGGCGCCCAGCCGGTGGTGGTGAACAATGCCACCGTCACCATCACCAAGAACAACTCATTGGTAATTCCTTTGCGGTTTAGCGTAGAGGTAGACAACAAGAACGAGAAAGTCACCAACTACCAAAGCCGGCACGTCATCAACAGCCAACCCGGCGATGTGTACACCCTCACCATCACAGACCCCAAAGGCCGAAAGCTTACAGGTTTTACCACCGTGCTGCCGCCTGCGCCGCTAGACAGCGTGGGCTACAAGTTCAATGACAAACCCACTGAAAGCCAGGAAGCGTACCTGTTCATACGGTGGCAGGATGACCCCACCCGCGAAAACTACTACCGTCTGCTGGCGCATAAAAATGACAGTACCGGCGTGGAAAGCGAAATGGACGCCGAGATCAACGACCGCCTGCGCAACGGCGAGAAGATCACCTACACCACCACTTACCGCTTTGAACGGGGAGACACGCTCAACATCAAGCTTTTTCACATTGACAAGGCCTATTATGAGTTCATCAGTAGCGTAGAAGATGCCCGCCGCTCCAACGGCAACCCGTTTGCCCAACCGGTGTCCATCAAGCCCACCGTCACGGGCGGCTTTGGCGTTTTCACTCACCTGAACTATGCCAGCAAAGAGCTCATCATAAAGTAA
- a CDS encoding purine-nucleoside phosphorylase, which translates to MIQALQEATAYIKEQINHQYEPEFGIILGTGLGALVKDLEIRHSLNYSDIPHFPVSTVESHSGKLIFGDLGGRRVVVMQGRFHYYEGYTMEQVVFPVRVMKLLGVKRLFVSNAAGGLNPEFNTSDLMVITDHINLQPTNPLIGKNIDELGPRFPDMSEPYEDRMIQQALDLSDHFKLNVKSGVYVSVPGPMLETKAEYKYLAAIGADAVGMSTVPEVIAAVHMNLPCFAVSVITDLCVPGKIKKVKLQDILEAAAQAEPNMTLLIKELIKLQE; encoded by the coding sequence ATGATACAAGCCTTACAGGAAGCCACCGCTTACATAAAAGAACAGATCAACCATCAATATGAGCCTGAGTTCGGAATAATTCTGGGTACGGGGTTGGGCGCACTGGTCAAAGATCTGGAGATTCGGCACAGCCTCAACTATTCAGACATTCCTCATTTTCCGGTGTCTACGGTAGAAAGCCATTCCGGTAAACTCATCTTCGGGGATCTGGGCGGGCGCCGCGTGGTGGTGATGCAGGGTCGGTTCCATTACTATGAAGGCTATACCATGGAGCAGGTGGTGTTTCCGGTGCGGGTCATGAAACTGCTGGGCGTAAAGCGCCTGTTTGTGAGCAACGCCGCCGGTGGCCTCAACCCTGAGTTCAACACCTCAGACCTGATGGTGATCACAGACCACATCAACCTGCAGCCAACCAACCCATTGATTGGGAAGAACATAGACGAGCTGGGACCGCGCTTCCCAGACATGAGCGAACCGTATGAAGACCGCATGATCCAGCAGGCCCTGGATTTGTCTGATCATTTTAAATTGAACGTGAAAAGCGGTGTGTACGTGAGTGTGCCGGGGCCCATGCTGGAAACCAAGGCAGAATACAAGTACCTGGCCGCCATTGGAGCAGATGCCGTGGGCATGAGCACCGTGCCAGAGGTCATTGCCGCCGTGCACATGAACCTGCCTTGCTTTGCCGTATCTGTAATCACAGACCTGTGTGTGCCAGGCAAGATTAAGAAAGTGAAGCTGCAAGACATTCTGGAGGCCGCCGCCCAGGCAGAACCCAACATGACCCTGCTCATCAAAGAACTCATCAAGCTTCAGGAATAG
- the sppA gene encoding signal peptide peptidase SppA: MLQFLKYVLATIVGLLLFMVLGFIILAGIAAASTDDTVKIEEKSVLELKLNEPILERSPRSPFAELGLSDVLGETGIGLDEIKASIRKAKTDDNIKGILLNLEFMQVGMASLEEIRNELVDFKKSKKFVVAYSEVATEKAYYLSSVADRIYLNPSGTLELNGLSSEVMFFKGTLEKLDIQPYIFKVGEYKSAVEPFILDKMSEPSRAQTTSFLNSLNDFMLQNLAKARNKSFAEVKNISDSMLVHNAQDALKYGLVTHLGYYDEAMDYMKTKTGTQKKEELNVVNLGKYRKVADVNKKSGSSKNKIAIIYASGEIVGGKGDENTIGGEGMSEAIRKARLDKNVKAVVLRINSPGGSSLASDVIWREVMLTKKVKPVIASMSDVAASGGYYIAMACDTIVAHPNTITGSIGVFGMLFNAENFLKNKLGVTVDRVKTGKFSDVPSVTREMTEYEKMHIQREVERIYADFTTKAAKSRNMSVEALRKVASGRVWSGTEAKQRGLIDVFGGLDDAVAIAAKKAGLKKDEYRLRSYPEQKSFLTNFFDDAEAQVRTYSLQKELGTMLPYYQQYQQLERMQGVQARLPYDIAIQ, encoded by the coding sequence ATGTTACAATTTTTGAAATACGTATTGGCCACAATTGTGGGCCTGCTCCTGTTCATGGTGCTGGGCTTTATTATTCTGGCAGGCATAGCGGCGGCGTCTACAGATGACACCGTGAAGATTGAAGAAAAGTCTGTGCTGGAACTCAAGCTGAATGAGCCTATCCTAGAGCGCAGCCCCCGCAGCCCGTTCGCTGAGTTGGGGTTGTCAGACGTGTTAGGGGAGACGGGCATTGGCCTGGATGAAATCAAAGCCTCCATCAGGAAAGCCAAGACAGATGACAACATCAAAGGCATCCTCTTGAACCTGGAGTTCATGCAAGTGGGCATGGCGTCGCTGGAAGAGATTAGAAACGAGCTGGTGGATTTCAAGAAGTCTAAGAAGTTTGTGGTGGCCTACAGTGAGGTGGCTACAGAAAAAGCCTATTACCTGTCCTCGGTGGCAGACCGCATCTACCTGAACCCATCAGGAACGCTGGAGTTGAACGGACTTAGTTCTGAGGTTATGTTCTTCAAAGGCACCCTGGAGAAGCTGGACATTCAGCCGTATATCTTTAAGGTGGGCGAATACAAGAGCGCTGTGGAGCCGTTCATCTTAGACAAAATGAGCGAGCCCAGCCGGGCCCAGACGACCTCCTTCCTGAATTCCCTGAATGATTTCATGCTGCAGAACCTGGCCAAGGCACGCAACAAGTCCTTTGCCGAGGTGAAGAACATCTCTGACTCCATGCTGGTGCACAACGCCCAGGACGCTCTTAAATATGGCCTGGTGACGCACCTGGGCTATTATGACGAGGCCATGGACTACATGAAGACCAAGACCGGCACCCAGAAGAAAGAAGAACTCAACGTGGTGAACCTGGGCAAGTACCGCAAGGTGGCAGATGTCAACAAGAAGTCTGGTTCGTCTAAAAACAAGATTGCCATCATCTACGCCTCTGGAGAGATCGTAGGCGGCAAAGGTGACGAGAACACCATAGGTGGCGAAGGCATGTCAGAGGCAATCAGAAAGGCGCGACTGGACAAGAACGTGAAAGCCGTGGTCTTGCGCATCAACTCGCCGGGCGGCAGTTCCCTGGCCTCAGACGTGATCTGGCGCGAAGTCATGCTCACCAAGAAAGTGAAACCGGTCATCGCCTCCATGTCTGACGTGGCTGCCTCTGGCGGCTATTACATTGCCATGGCCTGTGACACCATTGTGGCGCACCCCAACACCATTACCGGCAGCATTGGCGTGTTTGGCATGCTGTTCAACGCCGAGAACTTCCTGAAAAACAAGCTGGGCGTAACCGTAGACCGCGTGAAGACCGGCAAGTTCTCTGACGTTCCTTCTGTGACCCGTGAAATGACCGAATACGAGAAGATGCACATTCAGCGCGAGGTGGAGCGCATTTACGCAGACTTCACCACCAAGGCCGCCAAGTCAAGGAACATGTCTGTAGAAGCCTTGAGAAAGGTGGCTTCTGGCCGCGTTTGGTCTGGTACAGAGGCCAAGCAGCGAGGTCTGATAGACGTGTTTGGCGGACTGGATGATGCCGTTGCCATTGCTGCCAAAAAAGCGGGCCTCAAGAAAGACGAGTACCGTCTGCGTTCTTACCCAGAGCAGAAATCTTTCCTGACCAACTTCTTTGATGACGCAGAGGCGCAGGTGCGTACCTACAGCCTGCAGAAAGAACTGGGCACCATGCTGCCGTACTACCAACAGTACCAGCAATTGGAAAGAATGCAGGGAGTGCAGGCGCGTCTGCCATATGACATTGCCATTCAATAA